One region of Bradyrhizobium betae genomic DNA includes:
- a CDS encoding class I fructose-bisphosphate aldolase, translated as MNLTELNKVATAMVTPGKGILAADESSGTIKKRFDAIGVESTESNRRDYREMLFRSKEAMSQYISGVILYDETIWQDAADGTPLVKLIEQSGAIPGIKVDEGTQALPMCPGELVTVGLDKLAERLKKYYERGARFAKWRAVIDIGGGIPSMTAISVNAHALARYAALCQAAQIVPIVEPEVLMDGDHDIDRCYEVTQRVLNKTFQELRVQRVALEGMVLKPNMAISGKRCAKQASVEEVAEKTIRLLKACVPAAVPGIAFLSGGQSDEEATAHLNAMHKLGPLPCPLPWGLTFSYGRALQAAPQKAWSGKAENVAAGQSAFSHRARMNGLASRGEWQSSLEKKAA; from the coding sequence ATGAATCTGACTGAGCTCAACAAGGTTGCGACCGCCATGGTCACGCCGGGCAAGGGCATCCTTGCCGCCGACGAATCCTCCGGCACCATCAAGAAGCGTTTCGACGCGATCGGCGTCGAATCGACGGAAAGCAATCGCCGCGACTATCGCGAGATGCTGTTCCGCTCGAAGGAGGCCATGAGCCAGTATATTTCCGGCGTGATCCTCTATGACGAGACGATCTGGCAGGACGCCGCGGACGGCACGCCGCTGGTGAAGTTGATCGAACAGAGCGGCGCCATCCCCGGCATCAAGGTGGATGAGGGCACGCAAGCCCTGCCGATGTGCCCGGGTGAACTGGTCACCGTCGGGCTGGACAAGCTCGCCGAGCGGCTGAAGAAATATTACGAGCGCGGTGCGCGTTTCGCCAAATGGCGCGCGGTGATCGACATCGGCGGCGGGATTCCCTCGATGACCGCGATCAGCGTCAACGCCCACGCGCTGGCGCGCTACGCCGCGCTGTGCCAGGCCGCGCAGATCGTGCCGATCGTCGAGCCCGAGGTGCTGATGGATGGCGATCACGACATCGACCGCTGCTATGAAGTAACCCAGCGCGTGCTCAACAAGACCTTCCAGGAGCTGCGCGTGCAGCGCGTCGCGCTCGAAGGCATGGTGCTGAAACCGAACATGGCGATCTCAGGCAAGAGGTGCGCGAAGCAGGCCTCCGTCGAGGAAGTCGCGGAAAAGACGATCCGGCTGCTGAAGGCCTGCGTGCCCGCGGCGGTGCCGGGCATCGCCTTCCTCTCCGGCGGCCAGTCGGACGAAGAGGCAACCGCGCATCTCAACGCCATGCACAAGCTCGGCCCGCTGCCCTGTCCGTTACCCTGGGGCCTGACCTTCTCCTACGGCCGCGCGCTGCAGGCCGCGCCGCAGAAAGCCTGGTCTGGCAAGGCCGAGAACGTCGCGGCCGGGCAAAGCGCATTCAGTCATCGCGCCCGCATGAACGGCCTCGCCTCCAGGGGCGAGTGGCAAAGCAGCCTGGAAAAGAAAGCAGCCTAG
- a CDS encoding phosphoglycerate kinase — protein MTNKFHTLDDVDVKGKRVLLRVDLNVPMENGRVSDATRLERVAPTITEISDKGGKVILLAHFGRPKGRDAKESLKPVAEALAKVVKKPVGFADDCIGEPAAKAVAALKDGDILCLENTRFHKEEEKNDPAFVAELAKLGDIWVNDAFSAAHRAHASTEGLGHKLPAYAGRTMQAELVALEKALGSPTKPVIAIIGGAKVSTKIDLLENLVTKVDALVIGGGMANTFLHAQGVGIGKSLAEKDLAPTALRIMEKAEAANCAIILPVDATVAYHFAANAPSHAYGLDSIPADGMILDVGPQSIARVHAAIDDAATLVWNGPLGAFEMQPFDRGTMAAAKHAAERTKANKLISIAGGGDTVAALNQAHVAGQFTYVSTAGGAFLEWMEGKPLPGVEVLRIK, from the coding sequence ATGACCAACAAATTCCACACCCTCGACGACGTCGACGTGAAGGGCAAGCGCGTGCTGCTGCGCGTCGATCTCAACGTGCCCATGGAGAACGGACGCGTCAGCGACGCGACCCGGCTCGAGCGCGTCGCGCCGACCATCACCGAAATCTCGGACAAGGGCGGCAAGGTCATCCTGCTCGCGCATTTCGGCCGGCCGAAGGGACGCGATGCCAAGGAGTCGCTCAAGCCCGTCGCCGAGGCGCTGGCGAAGGTCGTGAAGAAGCCGGTCGGCTTCGCCGATGACTGCATCGGCGAGCCCGCGGCCAAGGCCGTGGCGGCGCTGAAGGACGGCGACATCCTCTGCCTGGAAAACACCCGCTTCCACAAAGAGGAAGAGAAGAACGATCCCGCCTTCGTCGCGGAGCTGGCAAAACTCGGCGACATCTGGGTCAACGACGCCTTCTCGGCGGCGCACCGCGCCCACGCCTCGACCGAAGGCCTCGGCCACAAGCTGCCGGCCTATGCCGGTCGCACCATGCAGGCCGAGCTCGTCGCGCTGGAGAAGGCGCTGGGCTCGCCGACCAAACCGGTCATCGCCATCATCGGCGGCGCCAAGGTCTCGACCAAGATCGACCTTTTGGAGAACCTCGTCACCAAGGTCGACGCGCTCGTGATCGGCGGCGGCATGGCCAACACCTTCCTGCACGCCCAGGGCGTCGGCATCGGCAAATCGCTGGCCGAGAAGGATCTGGCGCCCACCGCGCTGCGCATCATGGAAAAGGCCGAAGCCGCCAATTGCGCGATCATCCTGCCGGTCGATGCCACCGTCGCCTACCACTTCGCCGCCAACGCGCCGTCGCACGCCTACGGCCTCGATTCGATCCCGGCCGACGGCATGATCCTCGACGTCGGCCCGCAGTCGATCGCGCGGGTCCATGCCGCCATCGACGATGCGGCCACGCTGGTCTGGAACGGACCGCTCGGCGCCTTCGAGATGCAGCCGTTCGACCGCGGCACGATGGCGGCGGCCAAGCATGCCGCCGAGCGCACCAAGGCCAACAAGCTGATCTCGATCGCAGGCGGCGGCGACACCGTCGCGGCCCTCAACCAGGCCCATGTGGCCGGTCAGTTCACCTATGTCTCGACGGCCGGTGGCGCATTTCTTGAATGGATGGAAGGCAAGCCCCTGCCCGGCGTCGAAGTGCTGCGCATCAAGTAA
- the fba gene encoding class II fructose-bisphosphate aldolase (catalyzes the reversible aldol condensation of dihydroxyacetonephosphate and glyceraldehyde 3-phosphate in the Calvin cycle, glycolysis, and/or gluconeogenesis) has translation MARITLRQLLDHAAENDYGVPAFNINNMEQALAIMDAANSVDAPVIIQASRGARSYANDIMLKHMMDAVTEIYPHIPVCVHLDHGNEAATCMTAIQAGFTSVMMDGSLKADGKSPADWTYNVGVTKTVTDMAHLGGISVEGELGVLGSLETGMGDKEDGHGAEGKLSHDQLLTNPDEAVKFVQETKVDALAIAMGTSHGAYKFTRKPDGDILAMKVIEEIHRKLPNTHLVMHGSSSVPQDLQDIINEFGGKIKPTWGVPVSEIQRGIKHGVRKINIDTDNRMAMTGQIRKVFKEHPEEFDPRKYLKPAMEAMTKLCKQRLQEFNTAGQASKIKKVLTTAEMAKRYAKGELDPRVA, from the coding sequence ATGGCTCGGATCACGTTGCGTCAATTGCTCGACCATGCGGCTGAGAACGATTACGGCGTACCGGCCTTCAACATCAACAACATGGAACAGGCGCTGGCGATCATGGACGCGGCCAACAGCGTCGACGCGCCCGTCATCATCCAGGCCTCGCGCGGCGCGCGCTCCTACGCCAACGACATCATGCTCAAGCACATGATGGACGCGGTCACCGAGATCTATCCGCATATCCCGGTCTGCGTGCATCTCGACCACGGCAACGAGGCCGCGACCTGCATGACCGCGATCCAGGCCGGCTTCACCTCGGTGATGATGGACGGCTCGCTCAAGGCCGACGGCAAGAGCCCGGCCGACTGGACCTACAATGTCGGCGTCACCAAGACCGTGACCGACATGGCCCATCTCGGCGGCATCTCGGTCGAAGGTGAGCTCGGGGTGCTCGGCTCGCTGGAAACCGGCATGGGCGACAAGGAAGACGGCCATGGCGCCGAAGGCAAGCTCAGCCACGACCAGCTCCTGACCAATCCGGACGAGGCCGTGAAGTTCGTTCAGGAGACCAAGGTCGACGCGCTCGCGATCGCCATGGGCACCTCGCATGGCGCCTACAAGTTTACCCGCAAGCCCGACGGCGACATCCTCGCCATGAAGGTGATCGAGGAAATCCACCGCAAGCTGCCGAACACGCATCTGGTCATGCACGGCTCCTCGTCGGTACCGCAGGACCTGCAGGACATCATCAACGAGTTCGGCGGCAAGATAAAGCCGACCTGGGGCGTCCCGGTGTCCGAGATCCAGCGAGGCATCAAGCACGGCGTGCGCAAGATCAACATCGACACCGACAACCGCATGGCCATGACCGGCCAGATCCGCAAGGTGTTCAAGGAGCACCCGGAAGAGTTCGACCCGCGCAAGTACCTGAAGCCCGCGATGGAAGCCATGACCAAGCTGTGCAAGCAGCGGCTGCAGGAGTTCAATACCGCCGGCCAGGCCTCGAAGATCAAGAAGGTGCTGACGACAGCCGAAATGGCCAAGCGCTACGCCAAGGGCGAGCTGGATCCCCGCGTCGCGTAA